The window CGAATGGCTTATGTGTAGCCTAAGAAAATGTGAGTCTCAACCGCATCGAGCGGTATCGACTCACCCGCTTTCCTCCCCCACCTGTTCCGAGGTGGGGGAGTCCCACGGATCTTTTGTTGAAAATGCTCCTAAAGGTAAGCTTGCTTCTGCCGATGCTGTTGATTGCTCTGACTCGCCCGTCCTAACAGAGGAGGGAATCTTTGACTTCACCAATGAAGCAAGATTTGGACCCGCCGGAGAGGTGGTTACTGCTCAGTTAGCTTCTGCGGTCACTTCTGATGCGGGCTATAACAACGTGGTTGGCTTCTATACTGTGGTTGACGAAGCCGGTGGCATCGATACCGACAATGATGGTATCGCCGATGTCAATCCCGGTGAGGAGGGATATACCCGAGCGGTTTTGGCTCATGCCAAGGATGCCCTTCTCACCAAAGGACAAACCGGCTCTATTGAGTTCACCGCCGGCGAGTTCGTGGTTCCCTTTCTCCTCGCTAATGGGGGAGACCTCGATGAAATTCCGGCAGCACTTCCTGAAGGAGTTCAAGCTTACTTCCCTGATTTGGCTGCTAACGCTGATGGGGCTGAGCACTTCCGTGTCAGCGACAAGACCCTGGGTATTGAAGACCTTTCTGGCGGCGGTGACCAAGACTTTAATGACTTCGTCTTCCAATTGGATTTTGCTTAAGTGTTTCCCGTCTCAGTCAATCAAAATGTCAGTTTCCTAGAAAGAGGCCAAACTTTAAGCACCTTCGTATTTTCTCGAAAAAGCCATGACAACTAACATTCAACTTTCTTTTGCCCTCGGCACTCATCTGGATATGATGGTGACCTATGAGATGGCTGCCCGCATTTGGGAAACTTATCTCGATGACGATGTCACGGTCAACCTCTATGTAGGTACCACCGATTCTCTACCCACCAATGTCGCTGGGGGGGCTTTACCCGGCTTTTCTGCCTATCAAGACTACAGTACCGTTTACAACAGCCTCGTTAGCGATGCCACCAGCAGCGATGACTTCACTGCCAGGGATAATACCTTAGACAGCAACACCTATCACAAAGTCCGCGTTGAGAGTGACGAGGGAGAATCCATCTACGAGATAGAAAATACCCAACTCAAACTCGCGCGGGCTAATGCCAAATCAATTGGGATGGTGGGTGGCGCACAAACAAAGCTGGATGGTTTCATTCTCATGAATGACCTCTCGGCACATTCAACGGTAGTCTGGGATCATGATGCCGTAGACGACAGCGTCAGTTCCAGCCAGCTTGACGCCCTCAGCGTTGCCCTCCACGAAATCGGTCATACCCTGGGCTATGTCAGTGGGTTGGATGCTCCCGGCTTACTGATTGCTACCGAAAACTTCCAAAGCGCAGAAGTTGAAGAAACTTCATCCAGCTACTACCAAGACTTGGTGAACAACCTCCATCACATTACCCCCCTCGATCTGTTCCGTCGTTCTCTAGATACCGCTGGCACTCGAACCACCGAGTTCACCATCGGCAATCACCCCTACTTCTCGATCAACGGCTCGACCAACCTCGGCGATTTCTCCGAAGGACTGGCGACTAGCTTAGGGGGAGACGGCTACCAAGCCAGCCACTGGAAAAATAGCAGCAATCCCCTGGGCATCATGGATCCCACGATTAGCACAGGGGAAACGATGACCATCGAAGAGCTTGACCTCCGCGCCTTTGATGTCATCGGTTGGGACCGCCAAAATCTGGGCTACGACCTCGCTAGCCTCGAGCAAGCCGTTCAAGACGACTTGGTGCAGCAGGCCAAGGGCGTCAAAACTTATGCCGACCTCGAAGCCAACCCGGGCAAATGGGATAACCTCCAAGACGACCTCTCTTGGGATCTTGCGGAAATGATCTATGAATCCCAGGTTTACGAAAGTCTCTGGGGAGGTAACGGCACAAGTTGGTCATCGATTAGTGATGTCTATAACAGCCTCTGGGGAGGCAACGGCACGACTTGGCAGGTCATTCCTGAGACCCTCACTCAGTTGATGCATCTAGTTGCTAAATTTTCCACGTTTGAAGAAGGAATTGATTCGCCCGTCCTAACAGAGGAGGGAATCTTTGACCTCACCAATGAAGCAAGATTTGGACCCGCCGGAGAGGTGGTTACTGCTCAGTTAGCTTCTGCGGTTACCTCTGATGCGGGCTTTAACAATCTGGTTGGCTTCTATACCGTGGTTGACGAAGCTGGTGGTATCGATACCGACGATGATGGTATCGCCGATGTCAATCCCGGTGACGATGGCTATACCCAAGCTGCTTTAGCTCATGCCGAGGATCCCCTTCTCACCAAAGGACAAACCGGCTCCATTGAGTTCACCGCCGGCGAGTTCGTGGTTCCCTTTCTCCTCGCTAATGGGGGAGACCTTGATGAAATTCCGGCAGCACTTCCTGAAGGGGTTCAAGCTTACTTCCCTGATCTGGCTGCTAACACCGATGGGGCTGAGCACTTCCGTGTCAGCGACAAGACCCTGGGCATTGAAGACCTTTTTGGCGGGGGCGACCAAGACTTTAATGACTTCGTCTTCCAATTGGATTTTGCTTAAGTGTTTCCCGTCTCAGCAAATCAAAACGTCAGTTTCACATAAAGAGCTAAGCATCTTCGTATTTTCTTGAAAAAGCCATGACAGACATTCAACTTAGTTTTGCCCCTGGTACAACCCTTGAAATGATGGTGACCTATGAGATGGCTGCCCGCATCTGGGAAAACTATCTCGGTGACAATGCCACTGTTCATCTCTATGTAGGGATGAGCAATCAGCTACCTAGTGATGTCGCTGGGGGAGCTTTAATGGGCTATTCCGCCTATCAGCAGTATGGCGCCATCCACGATAGTCTCGTGAATGATCAAATCAGCAACGATGACACGGCAGCCACTAGTAATCTGAGTACCAACTCTTACCATACAGTTCGGATCAGGGGAAAAAATCATACGGAAACTCCATCGACCTCAGAGCTGAAACTGACTCGAGCCAATGCCAAAGCAATTGGGATGGTGGGTGGCGCACAAACAAAGCTCGATGGTCTGATTCTCATGAATGACCTCTCGGCACATACCAATGTCAGTTGGGACTACGATGCAGTCAACGCGGAGGTCGGCTCTGACCAAATTGACGCCCTCAGCGTTGCTCTCCATGAAATCGGTCATACCCTCGGCTTTGTCAGTGGAATTGATATCTCCCCCTTATTAACAGCAACTATTAATCTGGAATCTACCCCTGGGAATTTATCCTCAAAGTACGGCTATGACATCTTAGTCGATAATCTCCCCCAACTGACTCCCCTCGATTTATTCCGTTATTCTAGTCAAACTAAAGGCACGATGATGACAGAACTCACTCCTGGTGCCACTCAATACTTGTCAATTGACAACGGGAACACCAAGCTTGGCAACTTTGCTAAAGGAGTGAGTGTAGATGGCGCCCAAGCCAGCCACTGGAAAAACTCAGGTAATCCTTTAGGCATTATGGACCCCGACATCGACCTCGGCGAACGCATGACGATTTCTGATCTCGATCTGCTTACCTTCGATGTCATTGGGTGGGATCGTCAAAGTGCCCTCATTGATTTGGAGATGCTCCAAACAGATGCTCAAGCACACTTAGCCAATCAACTCCAGACTAGTGTAACTGAAATGCTAGCTGATCCCACAACTGCTGCCGAAAACCTTACCATCGACCGTTCCTATGACATCGCTGAGATGGTTTATGAGTCCCAAATTTACGAAAGTCTCTGGGGAGGAAATGACACCTCTTGGTCTTCCATTGAGGATGTGTACTATAGCCTCTGGGGAGGAAATGACACCTCTTGGCAGCAGTTCCTGAGCAATATTTCGACGATGATGTCGCTGACAGGGGCATTCCTTAGCTTTGAAGAAGGAAGAACTGAAAGCCTCTGGGGAAAAGATGATCCCTCTTGGGGTGGCACAACTAGTGTTGATAAGGTTGATTCCTCTGACTCGTCGGTTCTAACTGGATCGGGCTTGTTTGACCTCACCAATGAGGCGGTCTTTGGACCCGCCGGAGAGGTGGTTACTGCTCAGTTAGCTTCTGCGGTCACCTCTGATGCCGGCTATAACAACGTGGTTGGCTTCTATACCGTGGTTGACGAAGCTGGTGGCATCGATACCGACGATGATGGTATCGCCGATGTCAATCCCGGTGACGACCGCTATACCCAAGCCGCTTTGACCAATGCTGAAGATGCCCTTCTCACCAGAGGACAAACCGGCTCCATTGAGTTCACCGCCGGCGAGTTCGTGGTTCCCTTTCTCCTTGCTAATGGGGGAGACCTTAATCAAATCCCGGCAGCACTTCCCGAAGGGGTTCAAGCTTACTTCCCTGATCTGGCTGCTAACGCTGATGGGGCTGAGCACTTCCGTGTCAGCGACAAGACCCTGGGCATTGAAGACCTTTCTGGCGGGGGCGACCAAGACTTTAACGACTTCCTCTTCCAATTGGATTTTGTTTAAGTGTTTCCTGTCTCAGTCGAGCAAAACGTCAGTTTCTTGACAGTAAAACTTTCAGCAGCGATCGCCAAATTTAACTGAAAGAGAAATGGGATTAACGAAAGGAAACAAACAAAAAGGCGCTATTTGCTTTTGGGATTATTTTGAACCCGATTCGTGATTTTTGAATCTAGGAACAATGACTAAAAACATGTTAGTTTTTACTTGAATATCTACCCTAAAATTGACCGAAGCAATATCCGATCAACTCCCTTCTAAAAGTTCTCTCGCAATTTTTTAAGATGTCACATAGTCAACGTCTTCTCTGGTCAAACTCATTGACACTTTTCAGCTTAGGGCTAATCTTTCCTGCCCCCTTAATCGCCCAAGTGTCTGCCCCGATCTCCGACAACACGCTTTCAACGCAAGTCAACCAGCTTGACGGGTCGAATTTCACCATTGAAGGAGGAAAGGTATCTGGGAGTAATCTGTTTCATAGCTTTGAAGCTTTTTCGATTCCTACTAATGGCTCAGTGACCTTCAATAATGGAGCAAATATCCAAACCATTATCAATCGAGTGACTGGGGAGAGTTCGACCCGGATTGACGGACTCCTCCGCACGGCGCAACCGGCGGATGTTTTCTTACTCAATCCGAATGGCATTCGTTTCGGAGAAAATGCCCGACTCGATATTGGGGGGTCATTCTTTGCGACGACGGGGGAAAGTTTACGCTTCGCCGACGGGACAGAATTTAGCGCAGATTCCTCGGCTACTCCGCCTCTGCTGACGATGACGGCGCCGGTGGGGGTGCAGTATGGGGCAAGTCCAGGGGCAATTACTGTTGCGGGCTCTGGTAGCAATCTTCAGCTTGATTTCAACACCTTTGCCATTGATCGCAGCAACCGCAACCCAGGCTTAAGTGTCGGGATGGGAGAGACCCTAGTCTTAGCCGGGGGAGAGATTAACCTGACTGGGGGCAATCTGACGGCTGAGGACGGACGGATTGAACTGGCGAGTGTTGGCGCAAATGAGTTGCTGGAGATCGGTGAAGACTGGCGACTCAATCCCGAGTCAGTGGAACGTTTTGGGAACATTTCCCTGAGCGAAACCGCTTCGGCTGATGTCAGCGGTGTCGGAGGCGGCAATTTGCGCGTCATTGGCGCCAATCTAACTCTTCAGGAGGGGTCGGCTCTTTTGAGCAATACCGAAGGCGACCTTCCTGGCGGAGAAATGACCCTTGATCTCACAGAAGCAATGACGCTATCGGGAGTCCGCGTCGATAACGAAGGCAATCCGCTCTTTCCCAGCCGCATTTTTGCTGAAGTCAGTCCTGGTGCAACCGGACAGGGCGGAAACGTCACGATTAATACCAGGGGCCTCAACCTTTCAGAAGGGGCACAAATTGCTGCTCAGACGTTTGGCTTAGGGGATGCTGGCGTTTTAGAAGTCAATGCTGATCAAATTCTCTCTCTTGGGGGAACGCGCCTTGGTCCAACGGGATTGTTTGCTATTACGGCAAATTTAGGGAATGCGGGAGAACTTAAGATCAATACAGGCTACTTAGGAATCGGGGGGGGCTCGCAGCTTTCTACCTCATCCTTTAGTCCCAGCAATGCCGGTCAAGTGAGCATTGTTGCCGACACCGTCGAAGTAGTCGGCGGTGCCCAGGATTTGGGAGCAAGCTCCATTTTATCTCGGGGAGAAACCCCTGCCTATCAAGGGAGTGGCGGAGAGATAAACCTGACCGCAGACAATCTTGTCGTTGCCGACGGAGCGAGGATTCAAACTGGCTCAGACGGTGGGGGGCAAGGGGGGCAGTTACAAGTTAATGCCACCGATATTCAGCTGGTTGGAACTTCGCCGAGTGGGAGTGCTGGGGGATTATTTTCCTTTGTTGCTCCCTCTGATTCTCCCTTTCTTCCCCAGTTAGCCACGGCGAATGGAGGGGATATCATCGTTAATACCCAAACCCTGGAGATTACAGACGGGGGGCAAATTGCCACTTCTACTGCCGGTTCAGGGGATGGTGGAGATTTAAAGATTTCTGCCGAGCGGGTTGAGTTATCTGGAACCGGGAGTATCGCTGCCAGTGGACTCTTTGCCAGTTCCTTAAGCCCGATTAATCCCAGTAATGGACAGGTATCTCCTCAAGCTGGTGCCGGGGGCAATATCACCGTAAACAGTAATCAAGTTCTCGTTCGCGATGGAGCAACCATTAGTGCTAGCAATTTCCCTAGTAGTAGTAATAATCCTGATGTCGCCCCCGGAGAAGGTTCAGCAGGGAATGTTACCGTGACCGGCAACTTGATTGAACTCGACGATCGCGCACTGATTACTGCTTCCACCGCCAGCGGAGGACGGGGCAATGTCACCCTGAGCGCCAATGACCTCCTGCAACTAAACCGCAATAGCAACATTGCCGCTAATGCCCAAGGCACAGAACCTGGGGGCAATATTGCCATTGATGCGCCCTTTCTCATCGGTCAGAACAATAGCGACATCACCGCCAATGCCGTTAATGCCAGAGGCGGACGGGTCAATATTACGACCAACGCCATCTTCGGGCTCCAGGTACGGGAACAGCAAACCGATTTATCCGATATTACCGCCAGTTCTGAACTCGGGGCAGAGTTTCAGGGGATTATTACGATTAATTCTCCCGAGGTTGACCCCAGCGAAGGCTTAGTAGAACTGCCCGATACCCCTGTGGATGTCACGAATTTAATTGCTCAAGGCTGTGCCGCCACTGAAGGCAATGTCTTTGTCGTTACCGGACGGGGAGGATTGCCGGAAGCGCCGAACCAAACTTTGCGCGGGGCAGCGGTATGGCAAGATCTACGCCCTCTTGGAAATGAAACTGTTGCCCAAGCTCCCCCAGAAGTGACCCCTCCAGAACAAGCGATTGAGGCGCAGGGCTGGGTGAGTGATGCCAATGGGGAAATTTGGCTGGTTGCCCAAACTCCCAATCCTTCACTCGAGAGCGCGTCGAAGCAAGTCATTGATTGTCGAACCCTTAACTCCCAAGAAAACGTAAGATGAACAAGTCCAAACTGCTTCCCTATTTTTTCATCGCTTTGATCGGGTTTGGCATAGCGGTCGGTTCCTCCGTGCTGTTCCCGATTTCTACCACGGCGGTTGCTCAAACAGTTGCCACAGATTCCCCCCTGCAAGCGGGGCGCACGGCCTATGAGCAAGGACGTTATCAAGAAGCGGTAACGGCTTGGCAAGCGGCAGAAACGACCTTCCGAGAGCAAAAACAACGCGGGTATCAAGCCCTGACGCTGGCTTATCTCGCTTCGGCATATCAGCAACTGGGGCAAGGAGAAGAAGCCCAACAGTCTCTTCAAGCCAGTTTACGCTGGCTCAACTCGGGGTCATTTCCCCGTGACTTGATTGCTCAAGTCCTCAATATCCAAGGGAGGCTCCAACTTGCCCAAGGACAGCCTAAAACAGCTCTGGCCACTTGGGAAGAAACGGAAACGCTCTATCGGCAATTAGAGGACGAGCAGGGGATGATTGGGGCGCAACTTAATCAGGCACAAGCCTTGCAATCCCTGGGGTTATACCGTCAGGCGAATCTCCGCTTGCAGGAGATCAATCGGCAGCTTGCCTCGCAACCGGATTCTGCCTTGAAAGTGCAGGGACTACAGAGTCTCGGCAGTACCTTGCAGGTAGTGGGGAATTTAGACGAATCGCAAGCGGTGCTAGAAAATGCTTTAGCTTCGGCGCAACCGTTGCAGTTAGCGGAGCAAATCAGTCAGATTCGCTTTAGTCTGGCGAATACAGCGAGTGCGCAGAATCAAACAGAGAGGGCAGTTGAGCTTTATCAACAAGTGATTGACACGGCTCCGAGTCCTGCTCTGCAACTCGAAGCCCGTTTAAACTTATTCAACTTACTGATTAATACCGAAGACTTCGCAACCGCGTCGGCCCTCATTCCCGCGATTCAAGAACAAATCGCCGGGTTGTCTCCCAGCCGTTTTGGGGTGAATATGCGGGTCAACTTTGCCGAAAGCCTTTTGCAGTTGCAGCAACAAGATCCGACTTTTGTCAATCAAAGTGATCTTGCCCAGATGTTGGCAGACGCAGTTCAGCAAGCGCGAAAATTGGCGGATCCTCGCGCGGAATCTTATGCGCTAGGAACATTAGGGAAACTCTACGAGCAGAACCAGAGCTATCGGGAAGCCCGGAAACTCACCCGTCAGGCTTTGAATTTGTCGCAACAAGCCTCTGCCCCTGAGATTTCTTATCAGTGGGAATGGCAACTAGGACGAATCAGTAAGGCACAGGGAGAGATCGAAAGCGCGATCGCGTCCTACACGGTAGCCGTTGATACCCTGGACCGTCTTCGCAGTGATTTGGTGGCCCTCAATACCAACCAACAGTATTCCTTTCAAGAGAGCGTTGAACCGGTTTACCGAGAATTGGTGTCTCTCTTGCTCAACCCGACAGCAGAAACTGCCTTCCGCAAACAAAGCGATACTCCCAAAACGGTCTCCATTGCTCAAGACAATCTCAAACGCGCCAGAGACGTGATTGAGTCCTTGCAAGTTGCCGAACTGGATAACTATTTTCGGGAAGCCTGTCTGGATGTACAGGAGACATCAATCGAAGAGATTGACGCCCAAGCTGGGGTGATTTATCCCATGATTTTACCAGAGCAACTGGCAGTGATTGTCTCTGTTCCGGGTCAACCCTTAACTTACTACTCTACTCCTACATCAAGCACCGAAGTCGAAGCCACCCTTGACCGACTTCTGCAATCCCTCAACCCCGCCTTCCCCAACGAGATTCGCCGCCAGCTATCTACCCAAGTCTATGACTGGCTGATCCGTCCCGCCTTACCCCAACTTGTCCAACACGACATCCAAACCCTTGTCTTTGTCCTTGATGGCACTCTCCGTAATGTCCCGATGGCTGCCCTCTTTGACGGCGACCAATATCTCATCGAGCAGTATGCCATTGCCCTCACCCCCGGCTTACGACTCCTCCCCTCCGAGCAGAGCTTGGCGGATAACCTCCGCGCCTTTACCGGCGGACTCAGCGAACCCCGTCAAGGATTTGTGGCTCTCCCCGAAGTAGAAACTGAAATTGACCAAATTGCCAAGACCCTGCCAGCGGAAGTTTTGCTCAATGATGCATTCACCCAAGACCGTCTCCGCCAAGAAATTGCCGATACTCCCTTCCCGATTATTCATCTGGCAACCCACGGTGTCTTTACCTCTTTCCCCAGTACTACCTTTATCCTGACCTGGGAAGGTAGAGTCTCGGTCAATGAGTTTGAAAACCTCCTCAAAGCCAGAGAAACCGGCACTAACCGACCCGTTGAACTCCTTGTTTTGAGTGCTTGTGAAACCGCAGCCGGAGACAAACGGGCAGCCCTGGGACTGGCGGGAATGGCAGTGCGCTCAGGGGCTCGGAGTACCATCGCGACTCTCTGGTCAGTCAAGGACCAATCCACCGCCCGCTTAATGAGCGAATTTTATCAACGCCTCAGCCAGCGGCAGGGCAATATTTCTAAAGCGGAAGCACTGCGGGAAGCCCAGCTAAAACTCCTCCGCTCTGAAGATTTTAACCACCCCTTTTTCTGGACGCCTTTTGTCTTGGTGGGGAACTGGTCATAGGATCAGTTGATCTCCTGAATCAGAATTAGGGAATTTTATGATTGTAATCTAGATAAAAGTATAGGGAATAGATGTTCAATTGCTCTCAATCTCAGCCTCAGCAAGCCCGGATCTGGATCATGCCCCGTCAGCTTCAATTGTGTTCTGCCGGCTCTGCTTTAATCCTGTTAGCGGGTTTTGCCTTGGCTCCCCTTTCCCTTGCCCAAACGGGCGCCGGCGATGTCAAACCTCCCTCCGCTGCTCCCCTCGAAGAGTTGCAACCGCGTCCCCTACCGCCATCAGAGGAACTGCTTTCTCCTCCCCCTACCCCAGATGCGGCACCTCCCGATGAGATTCCGAGGACTCTAACCGTTAAGGCCTTTAAGGTGGTGGGCAGTAGCGTCTTTTCCGATGAAGAATTGAACGACCTCCTTGTTCCCTATACTAATCGTCCTCTGACGTTCAGCGAACTCCTGCAGGCGCGCAACGAAATTACGAACTACTATGTGCGCCAAGGGTATGTCACCTCGGGGGCAATTCTCCCCCCCCAAAAACTCACGGATGGAGTAGTGACAATTCAAGTCATTGAAGGAGGATTAGGAGAGATTACAGTCAATGTCGAAGGACGTTTAAACCCTGACTATATTCGCGAACGACTTGCCCTGGCTGCCGAAACTCCCTTACAAATTAATGAGTTACAGTCTGCCCTGCAGCTCCTACAACTGGACCCTTTAATTCAATCCATTTCGGCAGAATTATCCGCAACGCCGGAAGTGGGCATTAATTTACTCACGGTCCAAGCGGAAACCGCAGATACGTTTGCTCTCGATTTGCTCGTTGACAACGGACGTTCCCCTAGTGTCGGTACGATACAACGGCAAGCTTCGATCACTGAAAGCAATCTTCTGGGCTATGGGGATGAAGCCTTTGTCAGTTACACCAATACCGATGGGAGCGATGCCTTTGATCTCAGCTATCGCGTTCCCGTTAACCCTCGCAATGGCAATCTCCGCTTTGCCTACGGGCAAAGCGACAGCGAAGTAATTGAAGATCCCTTTACCCCCCTCGATATTCAATCGGATTATCGCTATTACGAAGTGAGTTTTGATCAACCGGTGATTTTAACGCCCACCGAAGAACTGACACTGGGAATCACCGCCACTCGCCAAGAAAGTGAAAATTTCTTATTTGGCGATGAACCGTTTCAACTCTCAGTCGGGTCGGATGAGGAGGGAAAGACGAGAATTAGCGCCCTGCGTTTTTCTCAAGAGTGGGTCCAACGGGGAGAGAATGAAGTGTTGGCAGCGCGATCGCAGTTTAGTGTCGGGGTGGACTGGTTTGATGCCACTGTCAATGAAGATGCCCCCGATAGCCGCTTCTTTGCTTGGCGCGGACAGGGACAGTGGGTGCGACGGTTAGGGGAAGATGCCTTGCTCCTGGTTCGCAGTGACCTGCAACTGGCTTCCCAAGCTCTCCCCCCCCTCGAACAGTTTGGCTCAGGAGGGCTAGGATCGGTACGGGGTTACCGACAAGATGCATTGCTGAGCGATAATGGCTGGCTGGCTTCAAGCGAGCTGCGTTTACCCGTACTCCGCGTTGAAGACTGGGATAGTGTTCTGCAAGTTGCCCCCTTTGTTGATCTCGGCATTGCCTGGAACAATGATCGTAACGGTGAAGACCGTCCTGAACTGGATTCTAATGTCTTAGCTGGAGTCGGTCTCGGTTTACGTTGGCAAACTGGCGATCGTTTGACGGCTCGTTTTGACTGGGGAATCCCGTTAGTGGACGTTGACGATCGCGACGAAACCTTACAAGAACAAGGGCTTTATTTTTCAGTTTCATATACCCTTTTCTAAGCTTTTGCCGATTTGAGTTTCCGCAACCTTCAGCAAAATGGCTCAAGCATTTGACACATCGGTTCGGTAAAATACTTAAGCATCTAAAGCAATCACCCCAAAATTCTGTTTATGGGAAATCTGCCATGATTAGGAAAATTTCTCTGTTGTTAGTCTCAACGAGCTTACTCGCCAATCCCCCTGTTCATCCTGTTGTTTCAGCACAGGAGATGGACAGCCCAATTTTAGACGTTGTTTTTAATCCTCCTGATGACGATCAGCCCCTAACCTCTAGCGGTGGGGGGTCTCGCGGAAGGAATTGCCCTGGCGATGCGACCGAGGTTTCCCCTTACCTGGTCCCGGTTGTTCCCCAAGACTTTGCCGGTTTGACCACTCAGGGTCGTCCCAGCATTTTGGTGTATGTGGGAGACACCAGCGCCTCGAAAGCATTTTTCAGTATTAAGGGCGACCAACAAGAAAATCATTACTATACCTCTGTCGATCTTCCCCAAACGCCTGGGATAATTCGGATTGACCTCCCAGAGGACGGACCAGAGTTGGCGATTAACCAAAACTATTCTTGGTACTTTGCCTTGATGTGTAACGATCAGCTGCGCCCTGACAGTCCAACGGTAGCGGGTCAGATCAAGCGAGTGACTTTAGACCCTTCTCTCTCATCCCCGGCTGTTGATGAGGACAACGCTTTAGTGAACCAAGTTGCCCTTTACAGTGAAGCGGGAATTTGGTACGAAACAGCAACTCTTCTCGCCGCCTTACGGCAAGCTGAACCGGATAATCGCGCGATCGCGCAAGCTTGGGACAATCTCCTGACCACTGCTGGCTTAGAAGCCATCTCCAACCAACCGATTTTTCCCGAACCCTAATCCCGAAAAGCTAACCCCGGTATGAAACATTTTTCGTTGCTGACTCACTTTGTCCGTAATCAGGGGATTTTAACCGCTGCTTTCGGAATC of the Cyanobacteria bacterium GSL.Bin1 genome contains:
- a CDS encoding DUF4114 domain-containing protein, encoding MCSLRKCESQPHRAVSTHPLSSPTCSEVGESHGSFVENAPKGKLASADAVDCSDSPVLTEEGIFDFTNEARFGPAGEVVTAQLASAVTSDAGYNNVVGFYTVVDEAGGIDTDNDGIADVNPGEEGYTRAVLAHAKDALLTKGQTGSIEFTAGEFVVPFLLANGGDLDEIPAALPEGVQAYFPDLAANADGAEHFRVSDKTLGIEDLSGGGDQDFNDFVFQLDFA
- a CDS encoding DUF4114 domain-containing protein is translated as MTTNIQLSFALGTHLDMMVTYEMAARIWETYLDDDVTVNLYVGTTDSLPTNVAGGALPGFSAYQDYSTVYNSLVSDATSSDDFTARDNTLDSNTYHKVRVESDEGESIYEIENTQLKLARANAKSIGMVGGAQTKLDGFILMNDLSAHSTVVWDHDAVDDSVSSSQLDALSVALHEIGHTLGYVSGLDAPGLLIATENFQSAEVEETSSSYYQDLVNNLHHITPLDLFRRSLDTAGTRTTEFTIGNHPYFSINGSTNLGDFSEGLATSLGGDGYQASHWKNSSNPLGIMDPTISTGETMTIEELDLRAFDVIGWDRQNLGYDLASLEQAVQDDLVQQAKGVKTYADLEANPGKWDNLQDDLSWDLAEMIYESQVYESLWGGNGTSWSSISDVYNSLWGGNGTTWQVIPETLTQLMHLVAKFSTFEEGIDSPVLTEEGIFDLTNEARFGPAGEVVTAQLASAVTSDAGFNNLVGFYTVVDEAGGIDTDDDGIADVNPGDDGYTQAALAHAEDPLLTKGQTGSIEFTAGEFVVPFLLANGGDLDEIPAALPEGVQAYFPDLAANTDGAEHFRVSDKTLGIEDLFGGGDQDFNDFVFQLDFA
- a CDS encoding DUF4114 domain-containing protein produces the protein MTDIQLSFAPGTTLEMMVTYEMAARIWENYLGDNATVHLYVGMSNQLPSDVAGGALMGYSAYQQYGAIHDSLVNDQISNDDTAATSNLSTNSYHTVRIRGKNHTETPSTSELKLTRANAKAIGMVGGAQTKLDGLILMNDLSAHTNVSWDYDAVNAEVGSDQIDALSVALHEIGHTLGFVSGIDISPLLTATINLESTPGNLSSKYGYDILVDNLPQLTPLDLFRYSSQTKGTMMTELTPGATQYLSIDNGNTKLGNFAKGVSVDGAQASHWKNSGNPLGIMDPDIDLGERMTISDLDLLTFDVIGWDRQSALIDLEMLQTDAQAHLANQLQTSVTEMLADPTTAAENLTIDRSYDIAEMVYESQIYESLWGGNDTSWSSIEDVYYSLWGGNDTSWQQFLSNISTMMSLTGAFLSFEEGRTESLWGKDDPSWGGTTSVDKVDSSDSSVLTGSGLFDLTNEAVFGPAGEVVTAQLASAVTSDAGYNNVVGFYTVVDEAGGIDTDDDGIADVNPGDDRYTQAALTNAEDALLTRGQTGSIEFTAGEFVVPFLLANGGDLNQIPAALPEGVQAYFPDLAANADGAEHFRVSDKTLGIEDLSGGGDQDFNDFLFQLDFV
- a CDS encoding filamentous hemagglutinin N-terminal domain-containing protein; protein product: MSHSQRLLWSNSLTLFSLGLIFPAPLIAQVSAPISDNTLSTQVNQLDGSNFTIEGGKVSGSNLFHSFEAFSIPTNGSVTFNNGANIQTIINRVTGESSTRIDGLLRTAQPADVFLLNPNGIRFGENARLDIGGSFFATTGESLRFADGTEFSADSSATPPLLTMTAPVGVQYGASPGAITVAGSGSNLQLDFNTFAIDRSNRNPGLSVGMGETLVLAGGEINLTGGNLTAEDGRIELASVGANELLEIGEDWRLNPESVERFGNISLSETASADVSGVGGGNLRVIGANLTLQEGSALLSNTEGDLPGGEMTLDLTEAMTLSGVRVDNEGNPLFPSRIFAEVSPGATGQGGNVTINTRGLNLSEGAQIAAQTFGLGDAGVLEVNADQILSLGGTRLGPTGLFAITANLGNAGELKINTGYLGIGGGSQLSTSSFSPSNAGQVSIVADTVEVVGGAQDLGASSILSRGETPAYQGSGGEINLTADNLVVADGARIQTGSDGGGQGGQLQVNATDIQLVGTSPSGSAGGLFSFVAPSDSPFLPQLATANGGDIIVNTQTLEITDGGQIATSTAGSGDGGDLKISAERVELSGTGSIAASGLFASSLSPINPSNGQVSPQAGAGGNITVNSNQVLVRDGATISASNFPSSSNNPDVAPGEGSAGNVTVTGNLIELDDRALITASTASGGRGNVTLSANDLLQLNRNSNIAANAQGTEPGGNIAIDAPFLIGQNNSDITANAVNARGGRVNITTNAIFGLQVREQQTDLSDITASSELGAEFQGIITINSPEVDPSEGLVELPDTPVDVTNLIAQGCAATEGNVFVVTGRGGLPEAPNQTLRGAAVWQDLRPLGNETVAQAPPEVTPPEQAIEAQGWVSDANGEIWLVAQTPNPSLESASKQVIDCRTLNSQENVR